A stretch of Methanobrevibacter sp. YE315 DNA encodes these proteins:
- a CDS encoding DUF2115 domain-containing protein, with product MDDNNLYEDFSNVISNEESVSCDSVLEILKKYSSTISVFDLMAVNAEMIEESKYVQDSYKMKSHGVYAKYFLGRIKDISSDETHYDSDIDKEEFIDAVATLKSYQDNESIKSKSKFPLIYGIVSIYTTFILNEPIHPVGTPFPGSLYVEEHDGVYYCPVKDANLESPNAVCKMCIAEQLEF from the coding sequence ATGGATGACAATAACTTATATGAGGATTTTTCAAATGTAATTTCAAATGAGGAATCTGTATCCTGTGATTCTGTTTTAGAAATTTTAAAGAAGTATTCTTCTACGATTTCAGTATTCGATTTAATGGCAGTCAATGCTGAGATGATTGAAGAAAGCAAATATGTTCAGGACAGTTATAAGATGAAAAGCCATGGAGTATATGCTAAATATTTTTTAGGCAGAATCAAAGATATTTCCAGCGATGAAACTCATTATGATTCAGACATAGACAAGGAAGAGTTTATTGATGCTGTTGCTACTTTAAAATCTTATCAGGATAATGAATCCATTAAATCTAAATCCAAATTTCCGTTGATTTATGGAATTGTTTCAATATACACCACATTCATTCTGAATGAACCTATTCATCCTGTTGGGACTCCATTTCCAGGATCATTATACGTAGAAGAGCATGACGGAGTTTATTATTGTCCAGTAAAAGATGCCAATCTCGAATCTCCAAACGCAGTCTGTAAAATGTGCATTGCAGAGCAATTAGAATTTTAA
- a CDS encoding beta-ribofuranosylaminobenzene 5'-phosphate synthase — MIIRAPSRIHMSLIDLNGSYRRVDGGIGLALQDPQFVLEVEQIESGIELEFADTVDDEEAILECKEKIPDAAKKTIEHFDIDSGFKFIVHQTYPPHSGFGSGTQIAVSTAHLITETMGIDVESKELSTIVGRGGTSGIGTYTHDLGGFILDGGHSKEEKPLFLPSGASKAKPATLIARYDFPEEWNILIAIPEIEKHMEGDDEVDVFQTYCPIPKEEVEQVSHLILMNLVPFMLEKDIKNFGWAVSELQKVGFNKLEHSLDASYLPTMQAIEAAGAYGVGISSFGPVLYTVFDESNEFIVEKTKEIIGEKGTVFVTKAQNHGFVIEK, encoded by the coding sequence ATGATTATTAGGGCACCTTCAAGAATACATATGTCCCTTATTGACTTAAACGGGTCATATAGAAGAGTTGATGGTGGTATTGGTCTTGCATTACAAGACCCTCAATTTGTTTTGGAAGTTGAACAGATTGAAAGCGGAATAGAACTTGAATTTGCCGACACTGTAGATGATGAAGAAGCTATTTTAGAATGTAAGGAAAAAATTCCTGACGCTGCTAAAAAGACAATAGAACATTTTGACATTGATTCTGGTTTTAAGTTTATTGTACATCAGACTTATCCTCCGCATTCAGGTTTTGGAAGCGGAACTCAAATCGCTGTTTCAACAGCTCATTTGATTACAGAAACTATGGGTATTGATGTGGAAAGTAAAGAACTAAGTACTATTGTCGGAAGAGGAGGAACTTCCGGAATTGGAACTTATACCCATGATTTAGGCGGATTTATTTTGGATGGTGGACACAGTAAAGAGGAAAAACCTCTATTTTTACCTTCAGGTGCATCAAAAGCAAAACCTGCAACATTAATTGCAAGATATGATTTTCCTGAAGAATGGAATATTCTAATTGCCATTCCTGAAATCGAAAAGCATATGGAAGGTGACGATGAGGTGGATGTTTTCCAAACCTATTGTCCGATTCCAAAAGAAGAAGTGGAACAAGTATCTCACCTGATTTTAATGAATCTTGTTCCGTTCATGCTTGAAAAAGATATTAAAAACTTTGGTTGGGCCGTAAGTGAACTTCAAAAAGTTGGATTTAACAAATTGGAACACTCACTTGATGCCAGTTACTTGCCGACTATGCAGGCCATTGAAGCTGCCGGTGCATATGGTGTAGGTATCTCATCATTCGGGCCTGTTCTCTATACTGTATTTGATGAATCCAATGAATTCATTGTAGAAAAAACCAAAGAAATCATCGGTGAAAAAGGAACTGTCTTTGTCACCAAAGCACAAAATCACGGATTTGTTATTGAAAAATAG
- a CDS encoding DUF2162 domain-containing protein: MDMMSVLWQVGIFASVLVFGVKIGLASGLANLPKKLFAVICIAYGGGVVIISAIASLFADQLIQAIYSYNSIFYIIMASIMIVAGLFTIREWKIHDKNTSTATSLAIIAPCPCCFGSIIASVLVVAPTIGVSSLNLSWYAAAALVAVMIVTYFASNTIVKYIDHPYPIVLGNFMLLLGAYFLLSAIVIPNIAGALTKTTSPITIGSPQDILMVVIAFAILIFGGMILNKRGRSILE; this comes from the coding sequence ATGGATATGATGAGTGTTTTATGGCAAGTTGGTATTTTTGCATCTGTTCTTGTTTTCGGTGTCAAGATTGGCCTGGCATCAGGCTTGGCTAATTTGCCAAAGAAATTGTTTGCGGTAATCTGCATTGCATATGGTGGAGGTGTAGTTATTATATCTGCAATTGCTTCATTGTTCGCTGACCAGCTGATACAGGCAATCTACAGTTATAATTCAATATTCTACATTATTATGGCTTCAATCATGATTGTTGCAGGTTTGTTTACAATAAGGGAATGGAAAATACATGATAAGAATACGTCAACTGCGACTTCTCTGGCCATTATTGCTCCTTGTCCATGCTGTTTCGGTTCAATTATTGCAAGTGTTTTGGTTGTTGCACCAACAATAGGCGTCAGTTCACTTAACTTAAGCTGGTATGCCGCTGCAGCGTTGGTTGCTGTAATGATTGTAACCTATTTCGCATCAAATACAATAGTTAAGTACATTGATCATCCTTATCCTATTGTTTTGGGCAATTTCATGCTTTTATTGGGAGCATATTTCCTGCTTTCAGCAATTGTCATTCCAAACATTGCAGGAGCTTTGACAAAAACCACAAGTCCTATTACTATTGGTTCTCCTCAAGACATACTTATGGTTGTTATAGCATTTGCTATTTTAATTTTTGGCGGTATGATTTTAAATAAAAGAGGTAGAAGTATTCTAGAATAA
- a CDS encoding acetolactate synthase — MRIKQLSIFLQNRMGSLSKPLEVLSENDVNIRAMCMADTSEFGILRLVVDDPEKGREVLEENNFLVKITEIIGVEMNDAPGGLTSVLKVIKDNEIDLEYLYAFTHDKENKAILLLHADEIERLSDVLKDNNIPIVPSEEVYNL, encoded by the coding sequence ATGAGAATCAAACAATTATCAATATTTTTACAGAATAGAATGGGAAGCCTATCCAAACCTCTGGAAGTACTTTCAGAAAATGACGTGAACATTAGGGCAATGTGCATGGCGGACACTTCCGAATTCGGTATCTTAAGACTTGTTGTCGATGACCCTGAAAAAGGAAGGGAAGTTTTGGAAGAAAACAATTTCCTTGTAAAAATCACAGAAATCATTGGTGTTGAAATGAATGATGCACCCGGAGGCCTTACATCAGTTTTAAAAGTCATTAAAGACAATGAAATTGATTTGGAATATTTATATGCTTTTACACATGACAAAGAAAACAAAGCCATTTTATTATTGCATGCAGATGAAATCGAAAGGCTATCCGATGTATTAAAAGACAACAACATACCTATTGTTCCATCCGAAGAAGTTTACAATTTATAA
- a CDS encoding MalY/PatB family protein codes for MKNTKYDFESVIDRKGTNCLKWDFFDDDLPMWVADMDFKVAPAIEKAIKERAEHPVYGYTIVPDELFESYIGWWDRRYGLEMSREEMTYAIGVMPSISSMIRCLTDENDEILIQSPVYHVFYYVIEDNNRKVLENELIYENDEYKIDFDDLDEKLSKVKMMILCNPHNPIGKIWSENDLNRIGELCKKHDVILISDEIHCDLTDPGVMYNPFKPDDNVIRCLSPSKSFNIAGFQSSIVQSTNAELLEKIKTQMHIDNSDSCNVFATSAVMAAYNESEEWLEELKEILYENKQIVKEYLASELPIVKLIDCDATYLLWLDCSALEVPSKILSEFLRTNQGLFLSAGIDFGQNGDDFLRLNIACPQKLLKEGLGKLKAGVTALNIINNHF; via the coding sequence ATGAAAAATACTAAATATGACTTTGAAAGTGTCATTGACAGAAAAGGCACCAATTGCCTGAAATGGGACTTTTTTGATGATGATTTGCCAATGTGGGTAGCGGATATGGACTTTAAGGTCGCTCCCGCTATAGAAAAAGCCATTAAGGAAAGGGCAGAGCATCCAGTATATGGATATACGATTGTTCCGGACGAGCTATTTGAAAGCTATATCGGCTGGTGGGATAGACGATATGGTCTTGAAATGTCCCGTGAGGAAATGACATATGCCATTGGGGTGATGCCGTCAATTTCATCAATGATTAGATGCTTAACTGATGAAAATGATGAGATATTAATCCAATCTCCAGTTTATCATGTATTCTACTATGTTATTGAGGACAATAATCGTAAAGTCCTTGAAAACGAACTGATTTATGAAAACGACGAATATAAAATCGATTTTGATGATTTGGATGAAAAATTGTCAAAAGTGAAAATGATGATACTTTGCAATCCCCACAACCCTATAGGCAAAATCTGGTCTGAAAATGACCTGAACCGCATTGGAGAGTTATGCAAAAAGCATGATGTTATTCTGATTTCTGATGAGATTCATTGTGATTTGACAGACCCTGGAGTCATGTATAATCCGTTCAAGCCCGATGATAATGTCATAAGATGTTTATCCCCTTCAAAATCATTCAATATTGCCGGTTTTCAAAGTTCGATAGTCCAATCAACCAATGCTGAACTATTGGAAAAGATAAAAACACAAATGCACATTGACAATTCGGATTCATGCAATGTATTCGCCACATCTGCAGTAATGGCTGCTTATAATGAGTCTGAAGAGTGGTTGGAAGAGCTGAAGGAAATATTATATGAAAACAAGCAAATCGTTAAGGAGTATTTAGCTAGTGAATTGCCAATAGTTAAATTAATCGACTGTGATGCAACTTATCTTTTATGGCTTGACTGTTCAGCATTAGAGGTTCCTTCGAAGATTCTTTCCGAGTTTTTAAGAACTAATCAGGGATTGTTTTTGTCTGCAGGAATTGATTTTGGCCAGAATGGAGATGATTTCTTAAGGTTGAATATTGCCTGTCCTCAAAAACTTCTGAAAGAAGGTTTGGGAAAGTTAAAGGCAGGTGTTACAGCTTTAAACATAATCAACAATCACTTTTAA
- a CDS encoding phenylacetate--CoA ligase family protein: protein MFWNEKIETMSREDLEELQLKKLQAIVKRAFDKIPYYNKRYSEAEVYPEDIETLKDIEKLPFITKDDLRESYPFGLFAVDIKEIKELHSSSGTTGKPVVSGYTQKDLDTWAETIARGLTMMGIGEDDILQNTHGYGMFTGGFGVHYGSHKVGAAIIPISTGQTRRQIEIMSDFGTTGLIFTPSYGIHLGEVALEDGIDPKELGIKAIGFGAEMWTEEIRQKVEEIFGAKAYNIYGLTELMGPGVGIECEAQNGLHIAEDIYYPEIIDSNTGKTLPENTPGELVLTNLEREGMPVIRFRTKDLTKITYEKCSCGRTHARMSRITGRSDDMIKVKGVAIFPSQIEKALLRVGDVEPHYMIIVSRPGTLDEIEVKVEASHDIFFDGVKEMMAIQDKIGKSIENETGIRVKVTLVEPKTLPRFEGKAKRVIDERNLH from the coding sequence ATGTTTTGGAATGAAAAGATTGAAACTATGTCAAGAGAAGATCTTGAAGAATTGCAATTAAAGAAGCTTCAGGCTATCGTTAAAAGAGCATTTGATAAAATACCTTATTACAACAAAAGATATAGCGAAGCTGAAGTTTATCCGGAAGACATTGAAACTTTAAAAGATATAGAAAAACTTCCATTTATAACAAAAGATGACCTGAGGGAAAGCTACCCATTCGGACTTTTTGCAGTGGACATCAAGGAAATCAAAGAATTGCATTCCTCATCAGGTACCACAGGAAAACCTGTAGTCTCAGGATATACCCAAAAGGACCTGGATACATGGGCAGAGACAATTGCACGTGGACTTACCATGATGGGCATTGGCGAAGATGATATCCTGCAGAACACCCACGGATACGGAATGTTTACCGGAGGATTCGGAGTTCACTACGGTTCCCACAAAGTCGGAGCAGCAATCATTCCAATCTCCACAGGACAAACCAGAAGGCAAATCGAAATAATGAGCGATTTTGGAACAACAGGATTGATCTTTACCCCTTCATACGGTATCCACCTGGGAGAAGTCGCCCTTGAAGATGGAATTGACCCTAAAGAGTTAGGGATTAAAGCCATTGGATTCGGAGCTGAAATGTGGACAGAAGAAATCAGACAAAAAGTGGAAGAGATTTTCGGTGCAAAAGCATACAACATCTACGGCCTAACAGAACTAATGGGACCTGGTGTAGGTATCGAATGTGAAGCCCAAAACGGCCTGCACATTGCAGAAGACATCTACTATCCCGAAATCATCGATTCAAATACCGGCAAAACCCTACCAGAAAACACCCCTGGAGAACTTGTCTTAACCAACTTGGAAAGAGAAGGAATGCCGGTCATAAGATTCAGAACAAAAGACTTGACCAAAATCACCTATGAAAAATGCAGCTGCGGAAGAACACACGCAAGAATGAGCAGAATAACCGGCAGATCTGACGACATGATTAAAGTTAAGGGAGTAGCCATTTTCCCATCACAAATAGAAAAAGCATTGCTAAGAGTTGGCGATGTAGAGCCTCATTATATGATAATAGTTTCAAGACCTGGAACACTTGATGAAATTGAAGTGAAAGTGGAAGCATCCCATGACATTTTCTTTGACGGTGTAAAAGAAATGATGGCAATCCAAGATAAAATCGGCAAATCAATTGAAAACGAAACAGGCATTAGAGTGAAAGTAACACTTGTAGAACCAAAAACATTGCCAAGATTTGAAGGAAAAGCAAAAAGAGTAATTGATGAGAGAAACTTACATTAG
- the nudC gene encoding NAD(+) diphosphatase, with amino-acid sequence MIEKSIYENYQIDFDDRITPTADDYTFIFNDDRELYLDSNKELANVLDDFDVNFCFYIGNFMGKKAFVANVNSDESFYPLYEVYEFNKDLYLMGGKAVLINDWYISHRFCGRCATPTELDEKDMMLKCPKCGQNHYPRIAPAIIVAIRKDDKLLMAKHSYHDNIRFALIAGFVEPGETIEDAVHREVLEEVGIKIKNLKYERSQSWPFPNSLMLGFTAEYDSGDIKVDGDEIVKAQWFKKDEIIRYPSDISISDWLIQYFIDSI; translated from the coding sequence ATGATAGAAAAGTCCATTTACGAAAACTACCAAATCGATTTTGATGACAGGATTACACCAACTGCAGATGATTACACTTTTATATTTAATGACGATAGAGAGTTGTATTTAGATTCAAATAAAGAACTAGCAAATGTATTGGATGATTTTGATGTTAATTTTTGTTTTTACATTGGAAACTTCATGGGCAAAAAAGCATTTGTAGCCAATGTGAATAGCGATGAATCTTTCTATCCCCTTTATGAGGTCTATGAATTCAACAAGGACCTGTACCTGATGGGCGGAAAAGCCGTTCTTATTAATGATTGGTACATATCCCACAGGTTTTGCGGAAGATGCGCAACACCGACAGAACTGGATGAAAAGGACATGATGCTGAAATGTCCGAAATGCGGTCAGAACCATTATCCCCGCATTGCCCCCGCAATTATTGTAGCAATTAGAAAAGACGATAAACTGCTTATGGCAAAGCACAGCTACCATGACAATATCAGATTTGCATTAATAGCCGGATTTGTAGAACCCGGCGAAACTATTGAAGATGCCGTTCATCGCGAGGTTTTAGAAGAGGTAGGGATAAAAATTAAGAACTTGAAATATGAAAGAAGCCAATCCTGGCCATTTCCAAACTCACTGATGCTTGGATTTACCGCTGAATATGATTCAGGTGATATAAAGGTGGATGGTGATGAGATAGTAAAAGCGCAATGGTTCAAAAAAGATGAAATAATCAGATATCCTTCTGACATCAGCATTTCAGACTGGCTGATACAGTACTTTATCGACTCGATATAG
- a CDS encoding DUF2149 domain-containing protein — MVRKNGRRRSKRVEEDPMAGTSNLVDAMLVIAVGFLVFVIISWNMQAMIDPTQNIHDQMQQKMTEVDQGQQLNETPDTSNSTGQGYTEMGKVYKDPATGKLIMVEG, encoded by the coding sequence ATGGTAAGAAAAAATGGTAGAAGAAGATCAAAAAGAGTCGAAGAAGACCCGATGGCAGGTACATCCAACCTTGTAGATGCAATGCTTGTTATTGCTGTTGGTTTTCTTGTTTTTGTTATCATAAGCTGGAACATGCAGGCGATGATTGACCCTACACAGAACATACATGACCAAATGCAGCAGAAGATGACAGAAGTGGACCAAGGTCAGCAGTTGAATGAAACCCCGGACACTTCAAACAGTACAGGTCAGGGTTATACTGAAATGGGTAAGGTATACAAGGACCCTGCTACGGGCAAGCTGATAATGGTGGAAGGTTGA
- a CDS encoding ferritin, with protein sequence MVSEIMEKALNAQLNAEVYSGYLYLSMAAYFEDEDLAGFANWMRIQAEEELEHGMKFYDYIIRRGASVTLTAIEAPQTEWDGTLAAFEHVLEHEKKVTGLINDLVNLAIEEKDHATNNFLQWFVEEQVEEEENAMELVAKAKLAEGDKRLIYELNKELGARAPSED encoded by the coding sequence ATGGTATCCGAAATTATGGAAAAAGCATTAAACGCACAATTAAACGCTGAAGTTTATTCAGGATATTTATATTTGTCCATGGCTGCTTACTTTGAAGATGAAGATTTAGCAGGATTTGCTAATTGGATGAGAATCCAAGCAGAAGAAGAATTGGAACATGGAATGAAATTTTACGACTACATTATCAGAAGAGGAGCTTCTGTAACCTTAACTGCTATTGAAGCACCACAAACCGAATGGGACGGTACTCTTGCAGCATTCGAACATGTTTTAGAACATGAGAAAAAGGTAACAGGCCTTATCAATGACCTCGTTAACTTAGCTATTGAAGAAAAAGATCATGCAACAAACAACTTCTTGCAATGGTTCGTTGAAGAACAAGTTGAAGAAGAAGAAAATGCAATGGAATTAGTTGCAAAAGCTAAATTAGCTGAAGGCGACAAAAGATTAATTTATGAATTAAACAAAGAATTAGGTGCACGTGCACCTTCCGAAGACTAG
- a CDS encoding pyridoxamine kinase has product MSETKKILTIQDISCYGQCSITVALPIISAFGIETAVIPSAVLSTHTSGFTDYTVRDLTDDLPGILEHWEKEGIYFDAIYTGFIGSIEQFGYIKDIINSRLKPDGIVFVDPAMADNGEFYNGFDQDFADTMGELCKIGDYVLPNTTEACYLLHKPWKEEFSKEEMLEMVDELSNFTKRHVILKGDTHKQDKLGMIVLDKDETPSIEFVYNDKIDHVSHGTGDVFASAFVGSIMVGKSPTSAAKIAGEFTKRALEETIDDPEHTYGVKFEKVIPEIYGLLDSI; this is encoded by the coding sequence ATGAGCGAAACTAAAAAAATCTTAACTATACAAGACATATCATGTTACGGTCAGTGCTCCATAACCGTTGCACTGCCAATAATTTCTGCATTCGGAATAGAAACAGCAGTAATACCATCAGCTGTTTTATCCACACATACTTCAGGATTTACCGACTATACAGTCAGAGATTTAACAGATGACCTTCCAGGCATTTTAGAGCATTGGGAAAAAGAAGGCATATACTTCGATGCTATTTATACAGGATTTATAGGCTCAATAGAACAGTTTGGATACATAAAAGACATCATAAACTCCAGATTAAAACCTGATGGAATCGTTTTTGTCGACCCTGCAATGGCTGACAACGGCGAATTCTACAACGGATTTGACCAGGATTTCGCAGACACCATGGGCGAACTATGTAAAATAGGTGATTATGTACTTCCAAACACAACAGAAGCATGCTACTTATTACATAAACCTTGGAAAGAGGAATTTTCAAAAGAAGAAATGCTGGAAATGGTAGATGAACTTTCTAACTTCACAAAAAGACACGTCATTTTAAAAGGGGACACACACAAGCAAGACAAATTAGGAATGATTGTTTTAGATAAAGATGAAACTCCATCCATAGAATTCGTATACAACGACAAAATAGACCACGTATCCCACGGAACAGGTGACGTTTTTGCTTCAGCTTTTGTCGGATCCATTATGGTCGGCAAATCTCCAACTTCCGCTGCAAAAATCGCAGGAGAATTCACCAAAAGGGCATTGGAAGAGACCATTGACGATCCTGAACATACCTATGGAGTCAAATTTGAGAAAGTCATTCCTGAAATATATGGACTATTAGATTCAATTTAA
- a CDS encoding MotA/TolQ/ExbB proton channel family protein, producing MALNIPGGEFLTGSLDVISQSLTIPVLIILLIIVIISIITLGGAIAEYTSRKKVPVGTIRDLIYDINAAESVDALKNVISSAKIPKSQKKVLNEIASSEALGQSSREALARKLFEFEEEKTMDTLQKTDIITRIGPTLGLMGTLIPMGPGLAALGAGDINTLASSLTVAFNTTIVGIGSGALCYVIGKIRSGWYDRYLSDLDALIDAVLDRMNS from the coding sequence ATGGCTTTAAATATTCCTGGTGGAGAATTCTTAACAGGTTCTCTTGATGTAATCTCACAAAGTTTAACAATCCCCGTATTGATTATTTTGCTTATAATTGTAATTATATCAATTATTACTTTGGGTGGAGCTATTGCAGAATATACTTCAAGGAAAAAAGTCCCTGTTGGAACTATTAGAGACTTGATTTATGATATTAATGCAGCTGAATCTGTTGATGCATTGAAAAATGTGATTTCTTCAGCAAAAATTCCGAAATCTCAAAAGAAGGTCTTAAACGAAATCGCATCTTCTGAAGCATTAGGCCAATCTTCAAGAGAAGCCTTGGCTCGTAAACTCTTCGAGTTTGAAGAAGAAAAGACTATGGATACATTGCAGAAAACAGATATTATTACTCGTATCGGACCGACCTTAGGGTTAATGGGTACATTGATTCCTATGGGTCCTGGACTTGCCGCTTTGGGTGCAGGTGACATTAACACTCTTGCAAGTTCCCTAACCGTTGCTTTCAACACAACTATTGTTGGTATCGGTTCCGGTGCATTATGTTATGTTATAGGAAAAATTAGATCCGGATGGTATGATCGTTATTTATCTGATTTAGATGCTTTAATCGATGCTGTCTTGGATAGAATGAACAGTTAG
- a CDS encoding transcription factor S produces the protein MEFCPNCGKMLMPDKGKIKCRCGYEKSLKKEDLEEQYHMEGETNPEAKVIVTDRNNVALPTTTITCYKCGGTKGYWWTVQTRSADEAPTNFIRCANCGNTWRSSN, from the coding sequence ATGGAATTCTGTCCTAATTGCGGTAAGATGTTAATGCCTGATAAAGGCAAGATTAAATGTAGATGCGGTTATGAAAAATCTCTTAAAAAGGAGGATTTGGAGGAGCAGTATCACATGGAAGGCGAAACCAATCCCGAGGCAAAAGTGATTGTAACTGATAGGAATAATGTTGCCCTGCCGACTACAACAATAACCTGCTACAAATGCGGAGGAACAAAAGGCTACTGGTGGACAGTGCAGACCCGTTCAGCAGATGAAGCACCAACAAACTTTATCAGATGCGCCAATTGCGGAAACACATGGCGAAGCTCTAACTAG